The window TACGTATTCTTATCACTGGATATTTTTACAAGTCACCATCTTCTAATTAAATGGATTATTTTTAGGTATATGAAATAAGTTTGATTTGGGTAAAAATCTTCAAAGAATATTTCTttgataaaaatcaaatttatgttATTTCGTGTGCTCAAAATTCCTaaatttatgttatttgtttgattttattattacaaaacaaaaagcaaaaaaaatatatcacatTAATTAATAACTCACAACAAATACACCAAAATCATATATTGCCGCTAGCTGCCAATATGATAAATCAATAATGTAAGACATAAACATTATACTCAACAACAGCATCACCATTGCTAATGTTAAAGAAAACAGTCTTTGCAAGTGCATAACCACGAGCAAATCGGAATAGCCCACTACCACCGACAATCGGCATCTCTCTCACCGGCGACATCACATGATTAGTCCCTAGTATACTCAAAGTGCTACCATTATACTTTCCTTCGAGAAAAACATAATTTAGAGTCATTAGTAATCGAGTGTCACTCAAACAAGCGGATGCATATATCCCTTGAGCTCTTCCAACAATCTTGGAGGTCCGTTCTGGACCAACGGTCAACGGGTCGTCTATCATGACTATAGCACCAAACCCGGTTCGGGAGGTGTTTGTTATTTTAGCTTCAGCTACCCGAACCGCGGTAGGATGGTCACCTCCAACTATGTCATGGAAATAGAAGTGAAGGTGACTTAGCTTCTCTTTTTTGGAACCAAGTGTATTTAGTgacaatttttttgaaaattgatgGGATTGTGTTTGAATAAGAATTGTGAATAGACATAATGTAAGAATTGTGTACTTGGGTATTGAGAGAGTTTGTGCCATGGTTTGGTTGAGGGAAAATAGAGAGAGGATTAATTGTTTGAGGTTTTGAGTGGTGTACTAGTTGTGGTATTTGGCCTTATATGAAGATAAAAAATGAAACGTGGTAAGTGTATGAGAATTAAAAATTCGTTATACATCAATATCCCTTTCCCTAAATTATATAAAAGGGACTTCCTTTCGTGTGAGATTGTTTTCGTATAATAATGGGTTTAACACTTGAGATAATACTAACCATTTTTATCACTTTCCTTTTTCTATCTTTATAACCCTTCTTCATTCTacgttttcatcatttttctaCAAAATTAATCAATCCTTAGACTTAAAAATGGTTATAACTAAAGTACTAAACATACAAGTATTGAATTAATACAATAAGATATGATCTTAACTATTAGATTATGATAAAATTGACCCAGAGTATATATAGATGTACACAAAGTTTTATGACACACAATGATTTTCAgttaattaagattttttttatatatattattattttttaaaaatttgttttatttgaataaaaaacaaTAGTAGAAAAGCTTTTTGTCCATATTTTCTCTTCTTGAACCTTCTAACTCGCTTTCTATGTACCTTCCTCaacttagtttttttctttatttcttgaTTAATCTACACATCATATCATGCGCAAGATAAAGTACTAAAGTTTCTAAATATGCGTataaagtttttgaaataaaaatatttaatttagtgATTTCCCTAACAAGGTTGGTTGTCATCTTTTGTAGCTGGATTAAGTTTATTATATGctcattttaattatttgagCATTACTGTTGTTtagtcaaaaagaaaaaaagaatcatTTAAAGAGAATCTATAACAATAGTTAAAGTTAAAAGAGTTCAatcaaaacaaacacaaaataaATAGCATGCCGGACGTGTCAGTCTTGGTTTTAGCTAGTGTTTGAAGAATTTTCGATCATGTTATAGCAGTTTTTGGCTACTGTTTGTGATATACGTGTCCAGTGTCCTAAAGCATGTCTATTTGTACTTTTGTAGTGTTTTGCTATATTTGACGATTTTGTTAGTAGTAAAGGAAAAGAGAAGTTAAAAAGATAATATGTTTTCcatacgagtattttttttttgaactgtATTCTTATAcctttacttttataaataatcCTAAAATTTACCGAATAAACTAACATCTTTTACATGTTTACATCATTATGCATTAGATGTGGCAATTCAGTGATTCACTATTTCACTATGGATATCATGGACCAGAGAAATACGGGCTTAAAGGCGGCCCAAGAATCTGGTCGGCTATATGTATTCTTGGTCCCCCATCTTTTCTGGTATACCGTGTGGAAAAAATTGAACAATGGATACATATATTCCATTCCACATGCActttgataaaataatatataaaaacataagaCTTTGAAAATCTAGCAGCTGAAATTACTCGAagttctttttattaattatgaatatatatgtctTTTGATTATTCTCTTACTAGCTAATTAGCTATGTACAATGTGTATAATAGTATGTAACAACTCCAACTATTTTccaaatatattttgttatttaaatcaAAGTTGTTAAACCTAAACATTCATAAAACAAGGAGATTGTGAATACAACAAATCTGACTTGTGGCAAAGAAATAACTAAGCCGCGTGTGTCAAGAATTTACTCTAATATGCTTGACATtgaattttttgtacggatacGACAAAAATCAAAGCATTTGGTGTAAATACGAACTTGTGGGTGAAAATTTGCGAAACTACGAaaaccggtgtcttagacaccggtcttaATATTTTTGGGCAAAGCCGGTGTCTAAAACACCGGTCCTATCATACGTGGCAAGCTAAAgtcggtgtcttagacaccggtcttcATATTTCATGTCAACAAACGTAACTTAGATGCCGGCTTTCATGAGTTTGTGTGTTTTTCTGACaaagccggtgtcttagacaccggtcttaaaacctttttttttggaaaaaccCTCCCGCTTTGTATGTTATATTATTGAAGGTAAAAAAATGCAGGTTTTTTTCAATGGAGGTGAGGTATGGCATGGAGAAGATGAAGGTGAGTGGGTTATCAATTTGttattttgttcattttatATTAAACCCCCTTgaaaatcatataatatatacataagtCCTAACTTTCTGATTTTGCCAATTTCATATATCATATTTT is drawn from Erigeron canadensis isolate Cc75 chromosome 9, C_canadensis_v1, whole genome shotgun sequence and contains these coding sequences:
- the LOC122582061 gene encoding dirigent protein 21-like; its protein translation is MAQTLSIPKYTILTLCLFTILIQTQSHQFSKKLSLNTLGSKKEKLSHLHFYFHDIVGGDHPTAVRVAEAKITNTSRTGFGAIVMIDDPLTVGPERTSKIVGRAQGIYASACLSDTRLLMTLNYVFLEGKYNGSTLSILGTNHVMSPVREMPIVGGSGLFRFARGYALAKTVFFNISNGDAVVEYNVYVLHY